A region of the Paracoccaceae bacterium genome:
TCCAGGATGGCCGGATCGTCGATCGTGGCGGGGGCCTTGAACGGCTGGCTGTCGGCGATCTTGACCATGGTCGCCCGCAGGATTTTCCCCGAGCGGGTCTTGGGCAGCCGGTCCACCACCACCGCCCGCTTGAAATCCGCAACCGGCCCGATCCTCTCGCGCATCAGCGTCACGCATTCCTTCACCACGGCGTCATGCGGCCGGTTGGTGCCCCGGTTCAGGCACAGGAACCCGAGCGGCGACTGCCCCTTCAGATCGTCCGCAACCCCGATCACCGCGCATTCCGCAACATCGGGATGGCTGGCCAGAACCTCCTCCATCGCGCCCGTCGACAACCGGTGCCCCGCGACGTTGATCACGTCATCGGTGCGCGCCATGATGTACAGATAGCCGTCCGCGTCGATATAGCCCGCGTCGCCCGTCTCGTAGTAGCCGGGGAAGTGCGACAGGTAGGATTTGACGAACCGCTCCTCCGCATTCCACAGCGTCGGCAGCGTGCCGGGGGGCAGCGGCAGCTTCACCGCGATGGCGCCCAGCGTGTCGGGCGGCAGGGGATGGCCGCCCTCGTCCAGCACCTGCACGTCATATCCCGGCATCGGGACCGAAGGACTGCCCAGCTTGACCGGCAGGGGCCCCAGACCCATCGGGTTCGCCGCGATCGGCCAGCCCGTCTCGGTCTGCCACCAGTGGTCGATCACCGGCTTGCCCAGATGCCGCTGCGCCCATTCGATCGTGTCGGGATCGGCGCGCTCACCCGCGAGGTAGAGCGTGTTCAGACCCGACAGGTCATGTTGCGCGACCAGCCTGCCCTCCGGATCGTCGCGCTTGACCGCCCGGATCGCGGTGGGCGCGGTGAAGAAGCTTTTCACGCCATGTTCCGCGATCACCCGCCAGAACGTGCCGGCATCCGGGGTTCCGACCGGCTTGCCCTCGAACACGATGGTCGTGCAGCCCGCCACCAGCGGACCATAGCAGATGTAGCTGTGGCCCACGACCCACCCGACATCCGAGGCGGCCCAGAACACGTCGCCCGCGCCGACGCCATAGATCGCCCCCATCGACCAGTGCAGCGCCACCAGATGCCCCGCGGTCGGGCGGACCACGCCCTTCGGCGCGCCGGTGGTGCCCGAGGTATAGAGGATATAGGCGGGATGGTTGCCGGGAACCGGCACGCAATCGGCGGGGTCGGTTCCGAACTGGAACTCGTGCCAGTCCAGATCGCGGCCGGGGACCAGATGCGCGACCTCCTGTTCCCTCTGGAAGATCACGCAGAAATCGGGCTTGTGCGCCGCCATGTCGATGGCGCCGTCAAGCAGCGGCTTGTAATGCACCACGCGGTTCGGCTCGATCCCGCAGGAGGCCGCGATGATCGCCCGCGGCTTGCAATCGTCGATCCGCACGGCCAGTTCGGCCGCCGCAAAGCCGCCGAACACCACCGAATGGACAGCACCCAGCCGGGCGCAGGCCAGCATCGCCTCCAACGCCTCGGGCACCATCGGCATGTAGATGATGACCCGGTCACCCTTTTCCACGCCCCTCGCCCGCAAGGCCCCGGCCAGCGAGGCGACGCGGGACTGCAATTCGGCATAGGTGATGCCGCGCTTGGTGTGGGTGACGGGGCTGTCGTGGATGATCGCAAGCTGGCCACCCCGGCCGGCGGCGACATGGCGATCGACCGCGTTCCAGCAGGTGTTCACCAGGCCGTCGTCGAACCATTCATACAGCGGTGCCCGGGTGTCGTTCAGCGCGCGGGTCGGAAACGCGGACCAGTCGATGGCCTTTGCCGCATCCATCCAGAACCCCTCCGGATCGGCCCGCCAGTCCGCATAGGTTTCACGGTATCCCATGGTATGCCCCCATTCACGCTGCGCCTTCGTTACGCCGCGGCGGGGGGTGACACAAGAATGTTGCGCGACTGTTGCGGGTCGCGGGGGCGCGGCCCGGTGTCACGGTTTGCGCTATCGCGCCGGTCCGCGCGCGGCCTCGATGCCGCCGCTATCCGTAATGCGCGACCGGCGTCCCCGCGAGGGCCGACATGTTGAACAGGCCGCGGGCGGTGATCGAGGGCGTCACGATATGCGCCTTGTTGCCCATGCCCATCAGGATCGGACCGACCTCAAGCCCGTTCGCGCGCATCTTCAGGATGTTCCGGACGCCCGACGCAGCGTCCGAGTTGGCAAAGACCAGCACGTTGGCCGCCCCGTCATAGCGGCTGCCGGGGAACAGCCGGTCGCGGGTGGCCTGGTCGAGCGCCGCGTCGATGTGCATCTCGCCCTCGTAGGCAAAGTCGGGTTCGCGCGCGTCCAGCAGTTCGAGGGCGGCGCGCATGCGCCGGCCGGTGTCGCAGTCGAGGTTCCCGAACTGGCTGGATGAGCACAGCGCCACCTTGGGCGACAGTCCGA
Encoded here:
- a CDS encoding propionyl-CoA synthetase, translating into MGYRETYADWRADPEGFWMDAAKAIDWSAFPTRALNDTRAPLYEWFDDGLVNTCWNAVDRHVAAGRGGQLAIIHDSPVTHTKRGITYAELQSRVASLAGALRARGVEKGDRVIIYMPMVPEALEAMLACARLGAVHSVVFGGFAAAELAVRIDDCKPRAIIAASCGIEPNRVVHYKPLLDGAIDMAAHKPDFCVIFQREQEVAHLVPGRDLDWHEFQFGTDPADCVPVPGNHPAYILYTSGTTGAPKGVVRPTAGHLVALHWSMGAIYGVGAGDVFWAASDVGWVVGHSYICYGPLVAGCTTIVFEGKPVGTPDAGTFWRVIAEHGVKSFFTAPTAIRAVKRDDPEGRLVAQHDLSGLNTLYLAGERADPDTIEWAQRHLGKPVIDHWWQTETGWPIAANPMGLGPLPVKLGSPSVPMPGYDVQVLDEGGHPLPPDTLGAIAVKLPLPPGTLPTLWNAEERFVKSYLSHFPGYYETGDAGYIDADGYLYIMARTDDVINVAGHRLSTGAMEEVLASHPDVAECAVIGVADDLKGQSPLGFLCLNRGTNRPHDAVVKECVTLMRERIGPVADFKRAVVVDRLPKTRSGKILRATMVKIADSQPFKAPATIDDPAILDEIAEALRGIGLAR